In Lacerta agilis isolate rLacAgi1 chromosome 1, rLacAgi1.pri, whole genome shotgun sequence, the following proteins share a genomic window:
- the LOC117059846 gene encoding pericentrin-like isoform X2, with translation MEVTHKEEMQRAEALHNLKLEALRLSSNNIHTSQLELMQTNLRKEKETALVELREMLNDKHAQEVAVLQGQYHFELERIKEQSDKEKEEMAVKHLDAMDKQKKEIALEMEKTQTQFLENLKRGCSSDTDLSLKNLHEELSVKHQIELNEMERTLRAEIEEVKGKLKSLSLEKEQVEMEHDILKNQYDLAMKKLQAEHEQKLEDMKEQSKKQEGELQQEVNKHIYIDSLQGSLC, from the exons ATGGAAGTTACACACAAAGAAGAGATGCAGCGAGCAGAG GCTCTTCATAATCTTAAACTGGAAGCGTTAAGGCTAAGTTCAAATAACATACACACATCCCAGTTGGAACTGATGCAGACTAAtctgagaaaagagaaagaaactgcCCTTGTGGAGTTGCGCGAGATGCTCAACGATAAACATGCTCAAGAAGTAGCAGTTCTACAAGGTCAATACCATTTTGAGCTGGAGCGTATTAAAGAACAGAGTgataaggaaaaggaagaaatggcTGTGAAACATCTAGATGCCATGG ATAAACAGAAGAAGGAAATAGCTCTGGAAATGGAgaagacacaaacccagttcttAGAG AATCTTAAAAGAGGATGTTCATCAGATACAGACCTCAGTTTAAAAAACTTGCATGAAGAGTTATCTGTGAAACATCAGATTGAATTAAATGAGATGGAAAGAACCCTACGTGCAGAAATTGAAGAAGTAAAAGGAAAGTTGAAGAGTCTTTCTCTTGAAAAAGAGCAGGTTGAAA TGGAACATGATATCCTGAAAAACCAGTATGATCTGGCCATGAAAAAGCTGCAGGCTGAACATGAACAGAAGTTGGAAGATATGAAAGAGCAAAGCAAGAAACAAGAAGGAGAATTACAGCAGGAGGTAAATAAGCATATTTATATTGATTCTTTGCAAGGCTCTTTATGTTGA
- the LOC117059846 gene encoding pericentrin-like isoform X1 yields the protein MEVTHKEEMQRAEALHNLKLEALRLSSNNIHTSQLELMQTNLRKEKETALVELREMLNDKHAQEVAVLQGQYHFELERIKEQSDKEKEEMAVKHLDAMDVSDKQKKEIALEMEKTQTQFLENLKRGCSSDTDLSLKNLHEELSVKHQIELNEMERTLRAEIEEVKGKLKSLSLEKEQVEMEHDILKNQYDLAMKKLQAEHEQKLEDMKEQSKKQEGELQQEVNKHIYIDSLQGSLC from the exons ATGGAAGTTACACACAAAGAAGAGATGCAGCGAGCAGAG GCTCTTCATAATCTTAAACTGGAAGCGTTAAGGCTAAGTTCAAATAACATACACACATCCCAGTTGGAACTGATGCAGACTAAtctgagaaaagagaaagaaactgcCCTTGTGGAGTTGCGCGAGATGCTCAACGATAAACATGCTCAAGAAGTAGCAGTTCTACAAGGTCAATACCATTTTGAGCTGGAGCGTATTAAAGAACAGAGTgataaggaaaaggaagaaatggcTGTGAAACATCTAGATGCCATGG ATGTTTCAGATAAACAGAAGAAGGAAATAGCTCTGGAAATGGAgaagacacaaacccagttcttAGAG AATCTTAAAAGAGGATGTTCATCAGATACAGACCTCAGTTTAAAAAACTTGCATGAAGAGTTATCTGTGAAACATCAGATTGAATTAAATGAGATGGAAAGAACCCTACGTGCAGAAATTGAAGAAGTAAAAGGAAAGTTGAAGAGTCTTTCTCTTGAAAAAGAGCAGGTTGAAA TGGAACATGATATCCTGAAAAACCAGTATGATCTGGCCATGAAAAAGCTGCAGGCTGAACATGAACAGAAGTTGGAAGATATGAAAGAGCAAAGCAAGAAACAAGAAGGAGAATTACAGCAGGAGGTAAATAAGCATATTTATATTGATTCTTTGCAAGGCTCTTTATGTTGA